AGGGCGGGCGCTCCGGCGCGCACCAGGCGGGAGGCGCGCTCCTCGTCGGGCAGGTCGTCCCACTCCTGGCGCGACCGGTTCACGGTGAGCAGCGGCGAGGTCTCGGTCAGGCCGTAGATCTGGATGAACTCCCAGCCCAGCTCCTGCTCGACTCGCAGGATCGTCTGGGTGGGCGGAGGCGCTCCCGCCACGATGATCCGCACCCGGTCGCGTCCCGGCACCTCGCCCTCCCAGCTCCTGGCCGCGTCCAGGACCGCGGCCACCACGGCCGGGGCGGCACACATGAAGGTGACGCCGTGCTCCGCCACCCGGCGCAGGATCTCGGTCCCGTCGACCTTGCGCAGCACCACCTGCTTGACCCCGAGCGCCGCCGTGGCGAAGGGCATCCCCCAGCCGTTCGCGTGGAAGGTGGGCAGGGTGTGCAGGTAGACGTCCCGGTCGCTGACCCCGGCGTGCAGGGCGAAGGTGGTGGCGTTGACCCACAGGTTGCGGTGGGTGAGCTGCACGCCCTTGGGCCGTGCCGTCGTGCCGGAGGTGTAGTTGATGGTCGCCGTCGCCTGCTCGTCCGGCGTCCACGGCACGGGCTCGGCGCCGGGAGCGGCCAGCAGGTCCGCGTCGTCACCGAGCACGAACCGGTGCTCGGCACCCACCTGCGCGAGGGCGGCGTCGAGCTCGGGGTCGACGTACAGGACCCGCGAGCCGGAGTGGCCGACGATGTAGCGCACCTCCTCGGGCGAGAGCCGGAAGTTGATGGGCACCAGGACGCGTCCGGTGCCGCAGACCCCGTAGTACGCCGCCAGCAGCCGTGCGCTGTTGTGGGAGACCATCGCCACCCGCTCGCCGACGCCGACCTGGAGCTGGTCGAGCCGCGCGGCCATCCGGCGGCCGAGGTCCGCCAGGTCCGCGTAGGTGAGCTCACCCCAGGAGGACGCGGGTTGGTCCGGTTCGTCCACCACGCCGATCCGGCGGCCGTACACGGTCTCCGCCCGGTCGATGAAGTCGCGGACGGTGAGCGGGACGCGCATGGGTCCTCCTCGGTCGCGGGAGACTGAGCGGACCCACTGTGACACACGCCACAAAGGGCAGGAGGACGGGACGAGGGGTGCGTCGGGACGGTTTCGAACCGCCGACCGCTCGGGTGTAAACCGAGTGCTCTACCGCTGAGCTACCGACGCCGGAGATGCGCGCACAGACTACGGCACCGAAATGAGTCGAACCGCCGGCGTCTCGGGTCACCAGCGGTTCAACACCTCGATCCTACGACGCGGGGCCCAGCGGTGTCCGGAGGTAGGAGGAAACCGAAGGTAAAGAATTCCGCCGGTTCAGCCGGCGACGGCCTCGCGCAGTCGGGCCAGGTGCTCGTCGAGGTCGCGTCCCTGGGGCAGGGCGTTGTGCACCGACCACCGCACCACTCCGTCCGGGCCGATCACGTACGAGGACCGCCGCGGCGCGCCCTTGGTCTCGTCGAAGACCTCGTAGGCGCGAGCGACCTCGCCGTGCGGCCAGAAGTCGGAGAGCAGCGGGAAGTTCAGCCCATCCTGGTCGGCGAACGCGCGCAGCGAGTAGACCGGGTCGCAGGAGATGGCGAGCACCTCGGTGTCGAAGGTCATGAACTCGGCGAGCCGGTCCCGCACCGCGGCCATCTCGCCGGTGCACACCCCGGAGAAGGCGTAGGGGTAGAAGAGGATGGCCACCGCCTTGCGGCCCCGGTAGTCCGAGAGCGAGACGTCCTGGCCGAACTGGTCTCGCAAGGTGAAGTCAGGGGCCGGTCCGCCCAGGATGAGTCCGCTCATGGTCCCCACATCCTCGCACCGTCGTCCCGCGCAGCCGGAGCAGGGCCGACCCACGCGGGGTCGGCCCTGCTCTGCTGCCCGCTCAGCCTTCGGTGTGTGCCAGCACCCGCTTGAGGATCTTGCCGGTCGCGTTCCGCGGAAGCTCGTCGAGGAAGACGATCTCCTTCGGCACCTTGTAGCGCGCGAGGTTGGCCCGCACCCAGTCCTTCAGCACGGCCTCGTCCGCGGCGGCGGGGTCGGAGACCACGACGAAGGCACGCAGCCGTCGGCCGAACTCGTCGTCGTCCACCCCGACCGCCGCGGCCTCGACCACGCTCTCGTGGCGGCACAGGCAGTCCTCGACCTCCTTGGGGAAGACGTTCTCGCCGCCGCTGACGATCATCTCGTCGTCGCGGCCCTCGACGTGCAGACGGCCGTCGGCGTCGAAGCGGCCGACGTCGCCGGTGGACATCAGTCCGTCGACCATCTCCTTGCTGCCCCCGCCGGTGTAGCCCTCGAATAGCATCGAGTTGGCCACGAAGATGCGGCCCGACTCACCCGTGGGGAGCTCCTTGCCGTCGGGACCCAGGATCTTCACCACGGTCGCGTACGGCGGCTTCCCGGCCGAGCTGGGCGACTCGCGGAGGTCCACCGGGTCGGCGATCGAGGCGTAGGCGACCTCGGTGGAGCCGTAGATGTTGTAGAGGTTGTCACCGAACCGGTCCATCCAGGCGGTGGCCAGGTCGCCCGGCAGCGCCGAGCCCGAGGAGGCGACCAGCTTGAGCGAGGGCATGGTGATCCGCGACAGCGTCTCGTCGGGCAGGTGGAGGATGCGCTGGAGCATCACCGGGATGACGATGAAGGAGTCGCACCGCTCGTCGCGGACGACCTCCAGGGCGTCCAGCGGGTCGAACTTGCGACGCAGGACGATCGTCGAGCCCAGGAGCATCCCCAGGAACAGGTGCGCGAAGCCCCAGGTGTGGAAGAGCGGGGCGGCGATGTGCGTGCGCCACTCCGCCTTCAGCGGCAGCCGCGACATCAGTGCGACGGCGTTGCTGATGCCCGCCTCCTTGCGGGGCGCGCCCTTGGGGGTGCCGGTGGTGCCGGAGGTGAGGATGACGATCCGCGCGTGGTGCTCGGGCGGCGTCAGGTCCGTGACGGGGTTGGCCGCGATCAGCGTCTCCAGCGAGTCCGGCTGCCCGGGGGCGTCGGTCCAGGCCAGGACCCGGTCCTTGACCTCGGCACTGGCCAGGAGCTCGGTGAACTCCTCGTCGTGGATGACCAGGACCGGCTGCTCCCGGGCGATCACGTCGACCAGCTGGGGTCCGGCGAAGGCCGTGTTCAGGTAGAGCAGGTCCGCGCCGATCTTCGCCGCGCCGATGGTGGCGTCGACGAACCCGCGGTGGTTGCGGCACATGATGGCGACCTGGTCGCCCTCCTTGACGCCGCGGGCGGCCAGCGCATGCGCCACCGCGTTGGAGCGCTGGTGGATCTCGAGGAAGGTGAGGGAGCCCAGCTCATCGATCAGGCCGACCTGCTGGGGGCGCGAGACAGCCAGCTGGCTGAACCCG
The window above is part of the Nocardioides campestrisoli genome. Proteins encoded here:
- a CDS encoding AMP-binding protein; this encodes MRVPLTVRDFIDRAETVYGRRIGVVDEPDQPASSWGELTYADLADLGRRMAARLDQLQVGVGERVAMVSHNSARLLAAYYGVCGTGRVLVPINFRLSPEEVRYIVGHSGSRVLYVDPELDAALAQVGAEHRFVLGDDADLLAAPGAEPVPWTPDEQATATINYTSGTTARPKGVQLTHRNLWVNATTFALHAGVSDRDVYLHTLPTFHANGWGMPFATAALGVKQVVLRKVDGTEILRRVAEHGVTFMCAAPAVVAAVLDAARSWEGEVPGRDRVRIIVAGAPPPTQTILRVEQELGWEFIQIYGLTETSPLLTVNRSRQEWDDLPDEERASRLVRAGAPALGVTLATDETGEVLARSNVVLEGYWEQPEESTRALRDGWFHTGDGGAIGDDGYLTIKDRKKDVIITGGENVSSIEVEDALFSHPDVAEVAVIGVPSERWGETIKALVVLAEGSQATEQELIGWCKERLAGYKAPTSVEFREVLARTATGKLQKFKLRQQYWAGRDRQVN
- a CDS encoding peroxiredoxin, with protein sequence MSGLILGGPAPDFTLRDQFGQDVSLSDYRGRKAVAILFYPYAFSGVCTGEMAAVRDRLAEFMTFDTEVLAISCDPVYSLRAFADQDGLNFPLLSDFWPHGEVARAYEVFDETKGAPRRSSYVIGPDGVVRWSVHNALPQGRDLDEHLARLREAVAG
- a CDS encoding AMP-binding protein, which codes for MSLAKTLSVLTKAGVIRPMSPVVLPKIVKIVKAWGTGPAGGFSQLAVSRPQQVGLIDELGSLTFLEIHQRSNAVAHALAARGVKEGDQVAIMCRNHRGFVDATIGAAKIGADLLYLNTAFAGPQLVDVIAREQPVLVIHDEEFTELLASAEVKDRVLAWTDAPGQPDSLETLIAANPVTDLTPPEHHARIVILTSGTTGTPKGAPRKEAGISNAVALMSRLPLKAEWRTHIAAPLFHTWGFAHLFLGMLLGSTIVLRRKFDPLDALEVVRDERCDSFIVIPVMLQRILHLPDETLSRITMPSLKLVASSGSALPGDLATAWMDRFGDNLYNIYGSTEVAYASIADPVDLRESPSSAGKPPYATVVKILGPDGKELPTGESGRIFVANSMLFEGYTGGGSKEMVDGLMSTGDVGRFDADGRLHVEGRDDEMIVSGGENVFPKEVEDCLCRHESVVEAAAVGVDDDEFGRRLRAFVVVSDPAAADEAVLKDWVRANLARYKVPKEIVFLDELPRNATGKILKRVLAHTEG